Proteins from one Amycolatopsis benzoatilytica AK 16/65 genomic window:
- a CDS encoding TetR/AcrR family transcriptional regulator, producing MEESRRARKKRLTRQRIVSAAIRLFDQQGYEETTVAQVAEAADVDTKTFFNYFRTKAEVLFTELDLELDVLLAAIAARRPEESPGEVLRRAVQEYAAHRRPKVPRRESAELSAAVRLALTTPALQAKAAYLLLEAQQRIAAELRKAFPGELDPVTAAAMTGSVLGAIQQASLTSAQLGWSQDQMWEAAAHALDVATHGLLSAQQSVDGR from the coding sequence GTGGAGGAGTCACGGCGTGCTCGGAAGAAGCGGCTGACCAGGCAGCGGATCGTCTCGGCGGCGATCCGGCTGTTCGACCAGCAGGGGTACGAGGAGACCACGGTGGCGCAGGTCGCCGAGGCGGCGGATGTCGATACCAAGACGTTCTTCAACTACTTCCGCACCAAGGCCGAGGTGCTGTTCACCGAGCTCGACCTGGAGCTGGACGTACTGCTCGCGGCGATCGCAGCCCGCCGGCCCGAGGAAAGCCCAGGTGAGGTGTTGCGCAGGGCGGTTCAGGAGTACGCCGCCCACCGTCGGCCCAAGGTCCCCCGCAGGGAGTCCGCGGAGCTGTCGGCAGCGGTCCGGCTCGCCCTGACGACGCCAGCGCTGCAGGCGAAGGCGGCGTATCTCCTGCTGGAGGCGCAGCAGCGGATCGCGGCCGAGCTGCGGAAGGCGTTCCCGGGCGAGCTGGATCCGGTTACCGCGGCGGCGATGACCGGATCCGTGCTCGGTGCCATCCAGCAGGCCAGTCTGACAAGCGCGCAACTTGGCTGGTCGCAGGACCAGATGTGGGAGGCCGCCGCGCACGCCCTCGACGTCGCCACGCACGGCCTGCTCTCAGCGCAACAATCTGTCGACGGACGGTAA
- a CDS encoding coenzyme F390 synthetase has product MTESRRQLARDARQAVREGPEGVARRQRARLADLVAYARANSPYYRELYRGLPEKVDDPALLPVTDKGKLMARFDDWATDREVTREKVEAFVADPGLVGHRFLDRYLAATTSGTSGVRGLFLLDERALGMETALGSRAASLLGAGDAIRMLARGGRTAIVTAPGGHFYTVAATALFQLDHPWLGRMMRVFSVRQPLPELVDELNQFNPAVLSGFLGMLTALAAEQEAGRLRIRPAMVVPGGETLTEDLKGRLGAAFGAKVRAAYAATECGFLAIGCAHGWYHVNSDWAVLEPVDADHQPTPPGELSHTVLLSNLANRVQPILRYDLGDSVLLRPDPCRCGSVLPAVQVQGRTADLLTFPAAHGGPVTMSPMVFGTSLDRLAGIGQFQLVQTAPSTLRLRLRLLDGADADQVWHTVRGEVNHLLAEHKAADVTLERADEPPQQEPGGKFRRVIPLTKP; this is encoded by the coding sequence ATGACGGAAAGTCGCCGACAGCTCGCCCGCGACGCGCGGCAGGCAGTGCGGGAAGGGCCCGAGGGGGTCGCCCGGAGGCAACGCGCCCGCCTCGCCGACCTGGTGGCCTACGCACGCGCGAACTCGCCGTACTACCGCGAGCTGTACCGGGGGCTGCCGGAAAAGGTCGACGACCCGGCACTGCTCCCGGTCACCGACAAGGGGAAGCTGATGGCCCGGTTCGACGACTGGGCCACCGACCGCGAGGTGACCCGCGAGAAGGTGGAGGCCTTCGTGGCGGATCCCGGTCTCGTGGGCCACCGTTTCCTGGACAGGTACCTGGCGGCCACTACCTCCGGCACCAGCGGAGTGCGCGGCCTCTTCCTGCTGGACGAGCGCGCCTTGGGCATGGAGACCGCGCTCGGGTCGCGCGCCGCCAGTCTGCTGGGCGCCGGCGACGCCATCCGCATGCTCGCCCGCGGCGGCCGGACGGCCATCGTCACCGCTCCCGGCGGTCACTTCTACACCGTGGCGGCAACAGCTCTGTTCCAGCTGGACCACCCGTGGCTTGGCCGGATGATGCGGGTCTTCTCCGTCCGCCAGCCGCTGCCGGAGCTGGTCGACGAGCTCAACCAGTTCAACCCCGCCGTCCTCAGCGGTTTCCTCGGCATGCTCACCGCACTGGCCGCGGAGCAGGAGGCGGGCCGCCTGCGCATCCGTCCCGCAATGGTCGTCCCGGGCGGCGAGACGTTGACCGAGGACCTCAAAGGGCGACTCGGTGCCGCGTTCGGCGCCAAGGTCCGCGCCGCGTACGCCGCCACCGAGTGCGGCTTCCTCGCCATCGGCTGCGCACACGGCTGGTACCACGTCAACAGCGACTGGGCCGTCTTGGAGCCCGTCGACGCCGACCACCAGCCGACTCCGCCAGGCGAGTTGTCGCACACGGTCCTGCTCAGCAACCTCGCCAACCGGGTACAGCCGATCCTGCGCTACGACCTGGGCGACAGCGTCCTGCTGCGTCCCGACCCGTGCAGGTGCGGCAGCGTGCTCCCCGCCGTCCAGGTGCAGGGCCGCACCGCCGACCTGCTCACGTTTCCCGCCGCCCACGGCGGGCCCGTCACCATGTCCCCCATGGTCTTCGGCACGTCGCTGGACCGCCTGGCCGGCATCGGGCAGTTCCAGCTTGTCCAGACCGCGCCTAGCACCCTGCGCCTGCGGCTGCGGCTCCTAGACGGAGCCGACGCCGACCAGGTGTGGCATACCGTGCGCGGTGAGGTCAACCACCTGCTCGCCGAGCACAAAGCCGCCGACGTCACGCTCGAACGCGCCGACGAACCGCCTCAGCAGGAACCTGGCGGCAAGTTCCGCCGCGTCATCCCGCTGACCAAGCCGTGA
- the dnaB gene encoding replicative DNA helicase: protein MAVTDDRGSMYAESDPGPSDPGPGGFDRQPPQDLAAEQSVLGGMLLSKDAIADVIEALGPGDFYRPAHQAVYDCILDLYGRGEPADPITVSAELERRGELGRVGGAPYLHTLIATVPTAANAGYYAEIVSEKAVLRRLVEAGTRIVQYGYGAAAADGANIDEVVDRAQAAIYDVTERRTSEDYVALEDLLQPTMDEIDAIASRGGQSQGIPTGFADFDELTNGLHPGQMIIVAARPGVGKSTLGLDFVRSASIKHGLTSVIFSLEMSRTEIVMRMLSAEAKIRLADMRGGKMSDDDWTRLARRMSEVSEAPLFVDDSPNMTMMEIRAKARRLKQRHDLKLVVVDYLQLMTSGKRVESRQQEVSEFSRQLKLLAKEIEVPVIAISQLNRGPEQRTDKKPMLSDLRESGSLEQDADIVILINRPDAWERDDPRAGEADLILAKHRAGPTSTIVVAHQLHYSRFADLAHD from the coding sequence GTGGCGGTGACCGACGACCGCGGTTCGATGTACGCGGAGTCCGATCCGGGTCCCAGCGACCCCGGACCCGGCGGGTTCGACCGCCAGCCGCCGCAGGACCTCGCGGCCGAGCAATCGGTACTGGGCGGCATGCTGCTGTCGAAGGACGCGATCGCCGACGTCATCGAGGCGCTCGGTCCGGGCGACTTCTACCGGCCCGCGCACCAGGCGGTCTACGACTGCATTCTCGACCTCTACGGCCGCGGCGAACCGGCTGACCCGATCACCGTCTCGGCCGAACTGGAACGTCGCGGCGAACTGGGCCGCGTCGGCGGCGCGCCGTACCTGCACACCCTCATCGCTACCGTGCCGACCGCGGCGAACGCGGGCTACTACGCGGAGATCGTGTCCGAGAAGGCGGTGCTGCGCCGCCTCGTAGAGGCCGGCACGCGCATCGTGCAGTACGGCTACGGCGCGGCCGCGGCCGACGGCGCGAACATCGACGAGGTCGTGGACCGCGCGCAGGCGGCGATCTACGACGTTACCGAGCGGCGCACCAGCGAGGACTACGTCGCGCTGGAAGACCTCCTCCAGCCGACCATGGACGAGATCGACGCGATCGCTTCGCGCGGCGGCCAGTCCCAGGGCATCCCGACCGGCTTCGCCGACTTCGACGAGCTGACGAACGGCCTGCACCCCGGCCAGATGATCATCGTCGCGGCCCGCCCCGGTGTCGGCAAGTCGACATTGGGACTGGACTTCGTCCGCTCGGCGTCCATCAAGCACGGCCTGACCAGCGTCATCTTCTCGCTGGAAATGAGCCGCACCGAGATCGTGATGCGCATGCTCTCGGCCGAGGCGAAAATCCGCCTCGCCGACATGCGCGGCGGCAAGATGTCCGACGACGACTGGACCCGGCTGGCCCGGCGGATGAGCGAGGTGTCCGAAGCGCCGCTGTTCGTCGACGACTCGCCGAACATGACGATGATGGAGATCCGGGCCAAAGCGCGGCGGCTGAAGCAGCGGCACGACCTCAAGCTCGTGGTGGTCGACTACCTGCAGCTGATGACATCCGGCAAGCGCGTCGAATCGCGGCAGCAGGAAGTTTCCGAGTTCTCCCGTCAGCTCAAGCTGCTGGCGAAGGAGATCGAGGTGCCGGTGATCGCGATCTCCCAGCTGAACCGTGGTCCGGAACAGCGCACCGACAAGAAACCGATGCTGTCCGACCTGCGTGAATCCGGCTCCCTGGAGCAGGACGCGGACATCGTCATCCTGATCAACCGCCCGGACGCCTGGGAACGCGACGACCCGCGCGCCGGCGAGGCGGACCTGATCCTGGCGAAGCACCGCGCCGGTCCGACGAGCACGATCGTCGTGGCCCACCAGCTGCACTACAGCCGGTTCGCGGACCTCGCGCACGACTGA
- a CDS encoding ESX secretion-associated protein EspG, producing MAILDGTVTLSAYTLCNLIRRRGGEPHKVIGETAAFYDPDAERKLDQEVNATLTKAGLMGPRGMDRDLLALIDSISHPHLEFYGWFDGQFEDGSPSKFGALVGSGNGGGFGLVRVGGSPTLAVTRQRPELLLDTFLDIVPRAKAPVGEQLIVSRTEYETGRSVDSDEAPRGGIMQSAPSRTQQLSPLKEIQRIMKEPRTGAGALYVAARTRSGQRRRIPKPINFIDIAEGRWLMEERPGRESLVVYSPGSRQAIQERLRVAQSALG from the coding sequence GTGGCAATTCTCGACGGCACGGTGACCCTCTCCGCCTACACCCTGTGCAACCTCATCCGGCGCAGGGGCGGCGAACCGCACAAGGTCATCGGCGAAACTGCGGCGTTCTACGACCCGGACGCCGAACGCAAGCTCGACCAGGAGGTCAACGCCACGTTGACCAAGGCCGGGCTGATGGGGCCGCGGGGAATGGACCGCGACCTGCTCGCGCTGATCGACTCCATCTCGCACCCGCACCTCGAGTTCTACGGCTGGTTCGACGGCCAGTTCGAGGACGGCAGCCCGTCGAAGTTCGGCGCGCTGGTGGGCAGTGGCAACGGGGGCGGGTTCGGGCTGGTCCGGGTCGGCGGTTCGCCGACCCTGGCGGTCACCCGGCAGCGGCCTGAGCTGCTGCTCGACACGTTCCTCGACATCGTTCCGCGTGCCAAGGCACCGGTCGGCGAGCAGCTGATCGTCAGCCGCACCGAGTACGAGACCGGCCGTTCCGTGGACTCCGACGAAGCCCCACGGGGCGGAATCATGCAGAGCGCGCCGAGCCGCACCCAGCAGCTCTCCCCGCTCAAGGAGATCCAGCGGATCATGAAGGAACCACGGACCGGCGCGGGTGCGCTCTACGTGGCGGCTCGCACGCGCAGCGGGCAGCGCCGCCGGATTCCCAAGCCGATCAACTTCATCGACATCGCCGAAGGCCGGTGGCTGATGGAGGAGCGGCCAGGACGGGAGTCGCTGGTCGTGTACTCCCCGGGATCGCGGCAAGCGATCCAGGAACGGCTTCGCGTCGCGCAGAGTGCACTGGGCTGA
- a CDS encoding DUF3558 domain-containing protein, protein MTRRTVQIAVGAFAAVGLLSACSGGGNSGAAQPSVPASSPANASTATGSGNTDPSLKVSAPLSTQALVGNPCTALGDGDASTLGLATPGKPMNSGGLTGCQWVSTQFAENTVGIIPVTLNKNGLSDIYALKARQAYFEPLTVEGYPAVFANQLDDRKDGSCNLYVGVTDQLAVATDVGIGTGRNRATPCDAAKQIATAMVKHLKTAS, encoded by the coding sequence ATGACTCGACGCACCGTTCAGATCGCCGTTGGTGCCTTCGCCGCGGTTGGCCTGCTCAGCGCCTGCAGCGGCGGCGGCAACTCCGGTGCCGCCCAGCCGTCCGTTCCGGCAAGTTCGCCCGCGAACGCGAGCACCGCGACCGGTAGCGGGAACACCGACCCGAGTCTGAAGGTATCCGCCCCTCTTTCGACTCAGGCGCTGGTCGGCAATCCCTGCACTGCGCTCGGCGACGGCGACGCCTCCACGCTTGGTCTTGCCACACCCGGGAAACCTATGAACAGCGGCGGTCTCACCGGCTGTCAGTGGGTTTCGACGCAATTCGCAGAAAACACCGTCGGGATTATCCCGGTGACGCTGAACAAGAACGGCCTCAGCGATATCTATGCGTTGAAGGCCAGGCAAGCCTACTTCGAGCCGTTGACCGTCGAGGGCTACCCGGCCGTATTTGCGAATCAGCTCGATGATCGCAAGGACGGCAGCTGCAATCTCTACGTCGGAGTGACCGACCAGCTGGCTGTGGCCACCGATGTCGGCATCGGCACCGGCAGGAACCGCGCCACGCCGTGCGATGCCGCGAAGCAGATCGCGACCGCAATGGTCAAGCACCTCAAGACAGCGTCTTAA
- a CDS encoding DUF3558 domain-containing protein, whose amino-acid sequence MAQPIRLEFEQRMSRHPIRAAGALATSLVLLTACGGKSGTAEPPATTGSTVDPSLKVATPLRTQALVGDPCTAIGDSDSTAIGLAMPGKRMQQSSLSGCQWLSSQFVQNSVGIIPVTLNKHGLSDIYAQKDQQAYFEPFSLDGYPAAYASKSDDRGHGTCNLYVGVTDRLAVGVSAIIGTGKYRNTPCDAAKLVASAMVNHLKTGS is encoded by the coding sequence TTGGCCCAGCCGATCAGACTGGAGTTCGAGCAGCGCATGTCACGCCACCCCATTCGGGCCGCCGGGGCCCTCGCCACGTCTCTTGTGCTGCTCACTGCCTGCGGTGGCAAATCGGGCACCGCCGAACCGCCCGCAACGACGGGCTCAACCGTCGACCCCAGCCTGAAGGTGGCCACTCCACTGCGCACGCAAGCGCTGGTCGGCGACCCCTGCACCGCGATCGGCGACAGCGACTCCACCGCGATCGGTCTTGCCATGCCGGGGAAGCGTATGCAGCAGAGCAGCCTCAGCGGCTGCCAATGGCTTTCGTCGCAATTCGTTCAGAACTCTGTCGGGATTATCCCGGTGACCCTGAACAAGCACGGCCTCAGCGACATTTACGCACAGAAGGACCAGCAAGCCTACTTCGAGCCGTTCAGCCTTGACGGTTACCCAGCCGCATACGCGAGCAAGAGCGATGACCGCGGACACGGCACCTGCAACCTTTACGTCGGAGTCACTGACCGGCTGGCAGTAGGCGTCTCCGCCATCATCGGCACAGGCAAGTACCGGAACACGCCGTGCGATGCCGCCAAGCTGGTCGCATCAGCCATGGTCAACCACCTCAAGACCGGGTCATAG
- the rplI gene encoding 50S ribosomal protein L9, whose product MAKIILTTDVANLGGPGDIVEVKDGYARNYLLPRGYAIVASKGAEKNVRTIQRAQESRRIRDLDHAKEIKATLEGLGAIQLSGKAAAGSKKLFGSITAAEIVEAIKAQGGPLLDKRVLDLRDHIKTVGKHSVSARLHPNVKVDVRLEVKATAAN is encoded by the coding sequence ATGGCGAAGATCATTCTCACCACCGACGTGGCGAACCTGGGCGGCCCCGGCGACATCGTCGAGGTCAAGGACGGCTACGCGCGCAACTACCTGCTGCCGCGGGGCTACGCCATCGTCGCCAGCAAGGGCGCCGAGAAGAACGTGCGCACCATTCAGCGCGCGCAGGAGTCGCGTCGCATCCGCGACCTCGACCACGCCAAGGAAATCAAGGCGACCCTCGAGGGCCTCGGCGCGATCCAGCTCAGCGGGAAGGCCGCGGCCGGCTCGAAGAAGCTGTTCGGCTCCATCACCGCCGCCGAGATCGTCGAGGCGATCAAGGCCCAGGGCGGCCCGCTGCTCGACAAGCGCGTCCTGGACCTGCGCGACCACATCAAGACGGTCGGCAAGCACTCGGTCAGCGCCCGCCTGCACCCGAACGTGAAGGTGGACGTCCGGCTCGAGGTCAAGGCCACGGCCGCTAACTGA
- the rpsR gene encoding 30S ribosomal protein S18, which translates to MAKPPIRKPKKKVCVFCKAEKKGRPETIDYKDTNLLRKYISDRGKIRARRVTGNCSQHQRDIAIAVKNSREMALLPYTSTAR; encoded by the coding sequence GTGGCCAAGCCACCCATTCGCAAGCCCAAGAAGAAGGTCTGCGTTTTCTGCAAGGCCGAGAAGAAGGGCCGCCCGGAGACCATCGACTACAAGGACACCAACCTGCTGCGGAAGTACATCTCCGACCGCGGCAAGATCCGTGCCCGTCGCGTCACCGGCAACTGCAGCCAGCACCAGCGTGACATCGCTATCGCGGTGAAGAACTCGCGCGAAATGGCGCTGCTGCCCTACACGTCCACCGCGCGCTGA
- a CDS encoding single-stranded DNA-binding protein produces MAGDTVITVVGNLTSDPELRFTPSGAAVANFTVASTPRTLDRQSGEWKDGEALFLRCNIWRQAAENVAESLTRGARVVVQGRLKQRSFETKEGEKRTVVELEVDEIGPSLRYATAKVNKVSRGGGGGDFGGGGGGFNGGGGGGGGNRGGGAPADDPWGSAPPAGGGGGGFSDEPPF; encoded by the coding sequence GTGGCTGGAGACACCGTCATCACCGTGGTCGGGAACCTGACGTCCGACCCGGAGCTGCGCTTCACCCCGTCGGGTGCGGCGGTCGCGAACTTCACTGTCGCGTCCACTCCGCGCACGCTCGACCGTCAGAGCGGCGAGTGGAAGGACGGCGAGGCCCTGTTCCTGCGCTGCAACATCTGGCGGCAGGCGGCGGAAAACGTCGCCGAGTCGCTCACGCGGGGCGCCCGCGTGGTGGTGCAGGGCCGGCTGAAGCAGCGGTCGTTCGAGACCAAGGAAGGCGAGAAGCGGACCGTCGTCGAACTCGAGGTCGACGAGATCGGTCCCTCGCTGCGTTACGCGACGGCGAAGGTCAACAAGGTCAGCCGCGGTGGCGGCGGCGGTGACTTCGGCGGCGGAGGCGGCGGCTTCAACGGCGGTGGTGGCGGCGGCGGTGGCAACCGCGGCGGCGGCGCACCGGCCGACGACCCGTGGGGCTCGGCCCCGCCCGCGGGCGGTGGCGGCGGAGGCTTCTCCGACGAACCCCCGTTCTGA
- the rpsF gene encoding 30S ribosomal protein S6: MSRHYEVMVILDPTLDERTVAPTLDNFLNVIRTSGGSVEKVDVWGRRRLSYEIKKHAEGIYALLDLNSTSDAVKELDRQLSLQETVLRTKVMRREVKAAAKPAPAKA; encoded by the coding sequence ATGTCACGCCATTACGAGGTAATGGTCATCCTGGACCCCACGCTCGACGAGCGTACGGTCGCCCCCACGCTGGACAACTTCCTCAACGTGATCCGCACTTCGGGCGGAAGCGTCGAGAAGGTCGATGTCTGGGGCCGTCGTCGCCTGTCGTACGAGATCAAGAAGCACGCCGAGGGCATCTACGCGCTGCTCGACCTGAACTCGACGTCGGACGCGGTGAAGGAACTGGACCGGCAGCTGTCGCTGCAGGAAACCGTCCTGCGCACCAAGGTCATGCGTCGCGAGGTCAAGGCCGCGGCCAAGCCCGCGCCCGCCAAGGCCTGA
- a CDS encoding deoxyribonuclease IV has translation MQIGAHVRDDDPLAAVAEREADVVQFFLSDPQGWKAPKPHPHGEAIKAAPVEVFIHAPYLINVASKNNRIRIPSRKNVTQHADGAAAIGAHGLIVHGGHVGAGDDVEEGLLNWRKLFEREAEKGGFAVPILIENTAGGDNAMTRELDVIARLWDKVGEFGAGFCLDTCHAYAAGWDLATAVEKVKAITGRIDLVHCNNSRDEFGSNRDRHASVVDGDGTIEPELLAEVVRQAGAPVVVETPGDGQAADIAYLRKQLA, from the coding sequence ATGCAGATTGGCGCCCATGTCCGCGACGACGATCCGCTGGCCGCCGTCGCCGAGCGAGAAGCCGACGTCGTCCAGTTCTTTCTCTCCGACCCGCAGGGGTGGAAGGCACCGAAACCGCATCCGCACGGCGAGGCGATCAAGGCCGCGCCGGTCGAGGTGTTCATCCACGCGCCGTACCTGATCAACGTCGCGTCCAAGAACAACCGGATCCGGATCCCGTCCCGCAAGAACGTCACCCAGCACGCCGACGGCGCCGCCGCGATCGGAGCCCACGGCCTGATCGTGCACGGCGGGCACGTCGGTGCCGGGGACGACGTCGAGGAAGGGCTGCTCAACTGGCGCAAGCTTTTCGAGCGCGAAGCGGAGAAGGGCGGCTTCGCGGTGCCGATCCTGATCGAGAACACCGCGGGCGGGGACAACGCGATGACCCGCGAGCTCGACGTGATCGCCCGGTTGTGGGACAAGGTCGGCGAGTTCGGCGCGGGATTCTGCCTCGACACCTGCCACGCCTACGCGGCTGGTTGGGACCTCGCGACCGCGGTGGAGAAGGTCAAGGCCATCACCGGCCGGATCGACCTGGTGCACTGCAACAACTCCCGCGACGAGTTCGGCTCCAACCGTGACCGGCACGCGTCAGTGGTCGACGGCGACGGCACGATCGAGCCGGAGTTGCTGGCCGAGGTCGTGCGGCAAGCCGGCGCGCCGGTAGTGGTCGAGACGCCGGGCGACGGTCAGGCCGCAGACATCGCCTACCTGCGCAAACAGCTCGCCTGA
- a CDS encoding glycosyltransferase family 87 protein produces MSRASDHATADEPDSAPRTLTPAERIAPSRQDPLVAAATRPIGGPIGAHAAVGRQWFWSPQRVGLAMAMLALVVCWFGKASCIQQYSDSSGALQLDWRSGRPFVAMCYSDIVPLYSSEKLNDSHTFPYVTSWREDTQTAENQTRYMEYPVVSGLFQWINAKLAAGWTSIANAGWLPGALPVAIYFNISAFWLALAWLVTVWATGRTTKRRPWDAVLVAISPLVLVHTFTNFDALATAATAAGILAWSRKRPEVAGVLFGLGIATKLYPLLLLGVLFLLCLRAGKLREWSRTAGFAVLAWLVVNVPFLVVAPRGWAEFFRLNTLRPMDPDSLYNAISYATGWAGFDGVLQKGQPPTVLNIVVAVLFLACCAGIAYVALSAPRRPRFGQLAFLIVAAFLLTNKVWSPQYSLWLVPLAVLAIPRWRLLLTWMVLDAAVWVPRMFYYLGVDHKGLPEGWFLGTVVVRDLAVAGLCVLVIREIYRPRTDLVRLSGDDDPAGGVLERARDRLTFRSRPAAPAHQPAP; encoded by the coding sequence GTGTCCCGCGCTTCCGACCACGCAACCGCCGACGAACCGGATTCGGCGCCTCGCACGCTGACCCCGGCCGAGCGGATCGCCCCCAGCCGCCAGGACCCGTTGGTGGCCGCGGCGACGAGACCCATCGGCGGGCCGATCGGAGCGCACGCGGCTGTCGGCAGACAGTGGTTCTGGTCGCCGCAGCGGGTCGGGCTGGCGATGGCGATGCTCGCACTGGTCGTGTGCTGGTTCGGCAAGGCGTCGTGCATCCAGCAATACAGCGATTCCAGCGGCGCGCTCCAGCTCGACTGGCGATCCGGTCGCCCGTTCGTCGCCATGTGCTACTCCGACATCGTGCCGCTCTACAGCTCGGAGAAGCTCAACGATTCGCACACCTTCCCCTATGTCACGTCGTGGCGGGAGGACACGCAGACCGCCGAGAACCAGACCCGGTACATGGAGTACCCGGTGGTCAGCGGCTTGTTCCAGTGGATCAACGCGAAACTCGCGGCGGGCTGGACCTCGATCGCGAACGCCGGCTGGCTCCCCGGCGCGCTGCCGGTGGCGATCTACTTCAACATTTCCGCGTTCTGGCTCGCGCTCGCCTGGCTGGTCACCGTGTGGGCCACCGGGCGGACGACGAAACGCCGGCCGTGGGACGCGGTGCTGGTCGCGATCTCCCCGCTGGTGCTGGTCCACACCTTTACGAACTTCGACGCGCTCGCCACCGCGGCCACCGCGGCCGGGATCCTCGCCTGGTCGCGAAAACGCCCAGAGGTCGCCGGGGTGCTGTTCGGGCTCGGCATCGCGACCAAGCTCTATCCGCTGCTCCTGCTGGGCGTGCTGTTCCTGCTCTGCCTGCGCGCCGGAAAACTGCGCGAATGGAGCCGGACCGCCGGATTCGCGGTGCTGGCCTGGCTGGTGGTGAACGTTCCCTTCCTCGTCGTCGCGCCGCGCGGCTGGGCGGAGTTCTTCCGGCTCAACACCCTGCGCCCGATGGATCCGGATTCGCTCTACAACGCGATTTCCTACGCCACCGGCTGGGCCGGCTTCGACGGCGTACTCCAAAAAGGACAGCCGCCGACCGTGCTGAACATCGTGGTCGCGGTGCTGTTCCTGGCCTGCTGCGCGGGGATCGCCTACGTCGCGCTCAGCGCGCCGCGGCGGCCGCGCTTCGGCCAGCTCGCGTTCCTGATCGTCGCGGCGTTCCTGCTCACCAACAAGGTGTGGAGCCCGCAGTACTCGCTGTGGCTGGTGCCGCTGGCCGTGCTCGCGATCCCGCGCTGGCGGCTGCTGCTGACCTGGATGGTCCTCGACGCGGCGGTCTGGGTGCCGCGGATGTTCTACTACCTCGGCGTCGACCACAAAGGACTGCCGGAGGGCTGGTTCCTCGGCACCGTGGTGGTCCGCGACCTGGCCGTCGCCGGGCTGTGCGTGCTGGTGATCCGCGAGATCTACCGTCCGCGCACCGATCTGGTCCGGCTCTCCGGCGACGACGATCCGGCCGGTGGAGTGCTCGAACGCGCCCGGGACCGCTTGACCTTCCGCTCCCGCCCGGCCGCGCCAGCGCACCAGCCCGCCCCCTGA
- a CDS encoding ROK family transcriptional regulator: MAETGVNLRGLRRHNRALLLGHILRAGGLSRVELAQRSELTQQAVSKIVSDLLPEGLLDVQRQAAVGVGKPRTMLRLRPEARCALGAQLDRDGYLVLRTGLTGEVEAITEGALPTGFTPEAAVTALADGVRTLLADVDPARVLGLGVGAVGPLDHRAGRVRDATNMPGWHDVPLRDLLAERTGLPVTLDKNTNSAAFAHAWPEETSTATAVVLVGTGIGVGLLIDGRVYRGPRTNAGEFGHTTIAYAGPRCACGRRGCVEVMHRAAGTPADAARLLGIGLADLVQVLDLERIVLFGRAVRAAPEIYRETVAAQLRELLPVPYWQRIDVELSDLDEEAVALGAAFEVLAGFYEDPK; this comes from the coding sequence ATGGCGGAAACCGGCGTAAACCTGCGCGGGCTGCGCCGGCACAACCGGGCGCTGCTGCTCGGGCACATCCTGCGGGCCGGCGGGCTGAGCCGGGTCGAGCTCGCGCAACGGTCCGAGCTCACCCAGCAAGCCGTGTCGAAAATTGTCTCTGACCTGCTGCCCGAGGGCCTGCTGGACGTGCAGCGCCAGGCCGCGGTGGGCGTCGGCAAACCACGCACAATGCTGCGGCTGCGCCCGGAAGCCCGCTGTGCGCTCGGCGCCCAGCTCGACCGCGACGGCTACCTCGTCCTGCGCACCGGCCTGACCGGCGAGGTCGAGGCCATCACGGAAGGCGCACTGCCCACCGGGTTCACTCCCGAAGCCGCCGTGACCGCCCTCGCCGACGGCGTCCGCACACTGCTCGCCGACGTCGATCCGGCCCGGGTGCTCGGCCTCGGCGTCGGCGCGGTCGGCCCGCTCGACCACCGCGCCGGCCGGGTCCGCGACGCCACGAACATGCCCGGCTGGCACGACGTCCCGTTGCGCGACCTGCTCGCCGAACGCACCGGGCTGCCGGTGACGCTGGACAAGAACACCAACTCCGCCGCCTTCGCGCACGCCTGGCCGGAGGAGACCTCGACCGCCACCGCAGTGGTGCTGGTCGGCACCGGAATCGGGGTCGGCCTGCTCATCGACGGACGCGTCTACCGAGGTCCGCGCACCAACGCCGGCGAGTTCGGGCACACCACGATCGCCTACGCCGGCCCGCGCTGCGCGTGCGGACGACGCGGCTGCGTCGAGGTGATGCATCGCGCCGCCGGCACCCCGGCCGACGCCGCCCGGCTGCTCGGCATCGGCCTCGCCGACCTGGTCCAGGTGCTCGACCTGGAACGGATCGTCCTGTTCGGCCGCGCCGTCCGCGCCGCGCCGGAGATCTACCGCGAAACGGTGGCGGCCCAGCTGCGCGAGCTGCTGCCGGTGCCGTATTGGCAGCGAATTGACGTGGAACTGAGCGATCTGGACGAGGAAGCGGTCGCCCTCGGCGCGGCGTTCGAGGTGCTTGCCGGGTTTTACGAGGACCCGAAATGA